A section of the Rhizobium sp. SSA_523 genome encodes:
- the ilvD gene encoding dihydroxy-acid dehydratase yields the protein MPAYRSRTTTHGRNMAGARGLWRATGMKDSDFGKPIIAVVNSFTQFVPGHVHLKDLGQLVAREIEAAGGVAKEFNTIAVDDGIAMGHDGMLYSLPSREIIADSVEYMVNAHCADAMVCISNCDKITPGMLNAAMRLNIPAVFVSGGPMEAGKVVMHGKTVALDLVDAMVAAADDKVTDEDVQVIERSACPTCGSCSGMFTANSMNCLTEALGLSLPGNGSTLATHSDRRRLFVEAGHLIVDLARRYYEQEDDSVLPRSIATKQAFENAMALDIAMGGSTNTVLHILAAAYEGNVDFTMDDIDRLSRRVPCLSKVAPAKQDVHMEDVHRAGGIMRILGELERGGLLNTECKTVHEATLGDAINRWDITRTNSETVRTFFKAAPGGVPTQVAFSQSSRWDDLDTDSEGGVIRSVEKPFSKEGGLAVLYGNIALDGCIVKTAGVDESILTFTGPAKVYESQDAAVKAILGNEVVAGDVVVIRYEGPKGGPGMQEMLYPTSYLKSKGLGKACALITDGRFSGGTSGLSIGHASPEAANGGAIGLVENGDLIEIDIPNRTINLKLSDAELAARRAEQDRLGWKPSAPRKRNVTTALKAYAAFASSADKGAVRILPE from the coding sequence ATGCCTGCTTACCGTTCGAGAACGACGACCCACGGCCGCAACATGGCTGGTGCGCGTGGTCTCTGGCGTGCCACGGGCATGAAGGATAGCGACTTTGGCAAGCCGATCATTGCCGTGGTCAATTCCTTCACGCAATTCGTGCCGGGCCACGTCCACCTGAAGGATCTCGGCCAGCTCGTTGCCCGCGAAATTGAAGCCGCGGGCGGTGTGGCCAAGGAATTCAACACGATCGCCGTGGATGACGGCATCGCCATGGGCCATGACGGCATGCTCTATTCGCTGCCGTCTCGCGAGATCATCGCCGATAGCGTCGAATACATGGTGAATGCCCATTGTGCCGATGCCATGGTGTGCATTTCCAACTGCGACAAGATCACGCCCGGAATGCTGAACGCCGCCATGCGGCTCAACATTCCCGCCGTTTTCGTCTCCGGCGGCCCGATGGAAGCCGGCAAGGTCGTGATGCATGGCAAGACGGTGGCGCTCGACCTGGTCGATGCCATGGTGGCTGCCGCCGATGACAAGGTGACCGATGAGGACGTCCAGGTCATCGAGCGCTCGGCCTGTCCGACTTGCGGCTCCTGCTCGGGAATGTTCACCGCCAATTCGATGAACTGTCTGACGGAAGCGCTCGGCCTTTCGCTGCCGGGCAACGGCTCCACGCTCGCAACCCATTCCGACCGCCGGCGCCTGTTCGTCGAGGCCGGGCACCTGATCGTCGATCTTGCACGTCGCTATTACGAACAGGAGGATGACAGCGTCCTGCCGCGGTCGATCGCCACCAAGCAGGCCTTCGAGAATGCCATGGCGCTGGATATCGCAATGGGCGGTTCCACCAACACGGTCCTGCACATCCTGGCCGCCGCCTATGAAGGCAATGTCGATTTCACCATGGACGATATCGACCGCCTCTCGCGCCGGGTTCCCTGCCTGTCGAAGGTGGCGCCCGCCAAGCAGGATGTGCACATGGAAGATGTGCACCGCGCCGGCGGCATCATGCGCATTCTGGGAGAGCTTGAGCGCGGCGGGCTATTGAACACCGAGTGCAAGACGGTGCATGAGGCGACCCTCGGCGATGCGATCAATCGCTGGGACATTACACGCACCAATTCGGAGACTGTCCGCACCTTCTTCAAGGCAGCGCCGGGCGGCGTTCCGACCCAGGTCGCCTTCTCGCAGTCTTCCCGCTGGGACGATCTGGACACGGATTCCGAAGGCGGTGTCATCCGTTCGGTCGAAAAGCCCTTTTCCAAGGAAGGCGGATTGGCCGTGCTTTACGGCAATATCGCACTGGATGGCTGCATCGTGAAGACGGCAGGCGTTGATGAATCGATCCTCACCTTTACCGGTCCCGCAAAGGTCTATGAGAGCCAGGATGCGGCCGTGAAAGCTATTCTCGGCAACGAAGTCGTGGCCGGCGATGTCGTCGTCATCCGCTACGAGGGACCGAAGGGCGGCCCTGGCATGCAGGAAATGCTCTATCCCACCAGCTATCTGAAGTCGAAGGGTCTCGGTAAGGCCTGCGCGCTCATCACCGATGGTCGCTTCTCGGGTGGCACGTCTGGCCTGTCCATTGGCCACGCCTCGCCGGAAGCCGCCAATGGCGGCGCCATCGGCCTCGTCGAAAATGGCGACCTGATCGAGATCGACATTCCGAACCGCACGATCAATCTGAAGCTCAGCGATGCCGAACTGGCGGCCCGCCGGGCAGAGCAGGACAGGCTCGGCTGGAAGCCCTCTGCCCCGCGCAAGCGCAATGTCACCACTGCGCTCAAGGCCTATGCAGCCTTTGCCTCCAGTGCCGACAAGGGCGCCGTCCGCATCCTGCCGGAATAA
- a CDS encoding replication-associated recombination protein A produces MSNDLFAPRIPEAVANRRPLADRLRPTALGEVTGQPHLTGEDGVLRRMIASGSLGSMIFWGPPGTGKTTVARLLSGEAGLAFEQISAIFSGVADLKKVFETARMRRLDGRQTLLFVDEIHRFNRAQQDSFLPVMEDGTVILIGATTENPSFELNAALLSRARVLTFRAHDEESLSELLARAEQVEEKLLPLTPEARATLLRMADGDGRAVLTLAEEVWRAARPEESFDVEGLTRIVQRRAPVYDKAQDGHYNLISALHKSVRGSDPDAALYYLARMFDAGEDPLYIGRRLVRMAVEDIGLADPQALMVCNAAKDAYDYLGSPEGELALAQACVYLATAPKSNAVYTAFKSAMRLAKEHGSLVPPKHILNAPTKLMKGEGYGDGYLYDHDQPDAFSGQDYFPEKLGRQTLYDPPERGFEREIRKRLEWWARLRRERSAP; encoded by the coding sequence ATGAGCAACGATCTCTTCGCGCCCCGCATTCCGGAAGCGGTTGCCAATCGGCGGCCGCTGGCCGATCGCCTGCGCCCGACCGCGCTGGGCGAGGTGACGGGCCAGCCGCATCTGACCGGCGAGGATGGTGTCCTGCGGCGCATGATCGCGTCCGGCTCTTTGGGCTCGATGATCTTCTGGGGGCCTCCGGGCACCGGCAAGACGACGGTGGCGCGCCTTCTTTCCGGCGAGGCGGGGCTGGCATTCGAGCAGATCTCGGCCATTTTTTCCGGCGTCGCCGATCTGAAGAAGGTTTTCGAGACGGCCCGGATGCGCCGGCTGGACGGTCGCCAGACTCTGCTGTTCGTTGACGAGATCCATCGCTTCAACCGCGCCCAGCAGGACAGTTTCCTGCCGGTGATGGAGGATGGGACGGTTATCCTGATCGGCGCGACGACCGAAAATCCGAGTTTCGAGCTGAATGCGGCTCTGTTGTCCCGCGCGCGCGTGCTGACCTTCCGCGCCCATGACGAGGAGAGCCTGAGCGAACTGCTTGCCCGGGCCGAGCAGGTGGAGGAGAAACTGCTGCCCCTGACGCCGGAGGCGCGCGCCACGCTTCTGCGCATGGCCGATGGCGATGGACGGGCGGTGCTGACGCTTGCGGAAGAGGTCTGGCGCGCCGCGCGTCCGGAGGAAAGCTTCGATGTCGAGGGCCTGACCCGCATCGTCCAGCGCCGCGCGCCGGTCTATGACAAGGCGCAGGACGGCCACTATAATCTCATCTCCGCCCTGCACAAATCGGTGCGCGGCTCCGATCCCGATGCGGCCCTCTATTATCTCGCCCGTATGTTCGATGCCGGAGAAGACCCGCTTTATATCGGGCGCCGTCTGGTGCGCATGGCGGTGGAGGATATCGGGCTTGCCGATCCGCAGGCGCTGATGGTCTGCAATGCCGCCAAGGATGCCTATGATTATCTGGGCTCGCCCGAGGGGGAACTGGCGCTTGCGCAGGCCTGCGTCTACCTCGCAACGGCCCCGAAATCCAATGCGGTCTACACGGCCTTCAAATCCGCCATGCGGCTTGCCAAGGAGCATGGCTCCCTGGTGCCGCCGAAGCATATCCTGAATGCGCCGACCAAGCTGATGAAAGGCGAGGGCTATGGCGACGGCTATCTCTATGACCATGATCAGCCCGACGCCTTTTCAGGCCAGGATTACTTTCCCGAAAAGCTTGGCCGGCAGACGCTGTATGATCCGCCGGAGCGCGGCTTCGAACGGGAAATCCGCAAGCGTCTCGAATGGTGGGCCAGGCTGCGCCGCGAAAGAAGCGCGCCCTGA
- a CDS encoding DUF1883 domain-containing protein, translating into MAPQPFRFTHYDLKQLRAGTTVEVTLSAVNNVRLLTPANFQRFTEKLDFKCLGGVAKKSPVRFVIPESGHWHLIVDAEGHHGLADSSVKMIAAPARQQAAS; encoded by the coding sequence ATGGCTCCTCAACCTTTCCGCTTCACCCATTACGATCTCAAGCAGTTGCGCGCCGGAACCACGGTGGAGGTGACGCTGTCGGCCGTCAACAATGTCCGTTTGCTGACGCCTGCCAATTTCCAGCGTTTTACCGAGAAGCTCGATTTCAAATGCCTGGGAGGCGTGGCCAAGAAATCGCCGGTCAGGTTCGTCATCCCGGAAAGCGGTCACTGGCACCTGATCGTCGATGCCGAAGGCCATCACGGCCTGGCGGACTCCTCCGTCAAGATGATCGCCGCGCCGGCCCGCCAGCAAGCCGCCTCCTGA
- the ftsZ gene encoding cell division protein FtsZ, giving the protein MIDAKSGISALRPHITVIGVGGGGGNAINNMIAEELAGVEFIAANTDAQVLATSRAERRIQLGAHVTAGLGAGSHPDVGHAAAEESIDEIMNELAGSHMCFVTAGMGGGTGTGAAPVIARAARSAGILTVGVVTKPFSFEGNRRMRMAEAGIEALREAADTVIVIPNQNLFRIADAKTTFSDAFMTADRVLFAGVGCITDLIVKEGLINLDFADVKSVMRGMGRAMMGTGEAEGQNRAMRAAEAAIANPLLDDISVHGARGVLISISGGSDMTLFEVDEAASRIRDEVQDEADIVVGAIFDRNLDGRFRVSVVATGLEGRHAA; this is encoded by the coding sequence ATGATCGACGCCAAGAGCGGTATTTCTGCATTGCGGCCGCACATTACCGTCATCGGCGTCGGTGGCGGCGGCGGCAATGCCATCAACAACATGATCGCCGAGGAATTGGCGGGTGTTGAATTCATCGCCGCCAATACCGATGCGCAGGTCCTGGCAACCTCGCGCGCCGAGCGCCGAATTCAGCTGGGGGCGCATGTCACGGCGGGCCTCGGCGCCGGCTCGCATCCGGATGTGGGCCATGCCGCGGCGGAAGAATCGATCGATGAGATCATGAACGAGCTTGCCGGCTCGCATATGTGCTTCGTCACGGCCGGCATGGGCGGCGGCACCGGCACCGGCGCCGCGCCGGTCATAGCGCGTGCGGCCCGCTCGGCCGGTATCCTCACCGTCGGCGTCGTGACCAAGCCCTTTTCCTTCGAGGGCAACCGGCGCATGCGCATGGCAGAGGCCGGCATTGAAGCATTGCGTGAAGCGGCCGATACCGTGATCGTCATTCCGAACCAGAACCTGTTTCGCATTGCCGATGCCAAGACGACCTTCTCCGACGCCTTCATGACGGCCGACCGCGTCTTGTTTGCCGGCGTCGGCTGCATCACCGATCTCATCGTCAAGGAAGGCCTCATCAATCTGGATTTCGCCGATGTGAAATCCGTCATGCGCGGCATGGGTCGTGCCATGATGGGCACCGGCGAGGCCGAAGGCCAGAACCGCGCCATGCGCGCCGCCGAAGCGGCGATCGCCAATCCGCTGCTCGACGATATCTCGGTGCATGGCGCCCGCGGTGTGCTGATCTCGATTTCCGGCGGTTCCGACATGACGCTCTTCGAAGTGGATGAAGCCGCCAGCCGCATCCGCGACGAGGTGCAGGATGAGGCCGACATCGTCGTCGGTGCCATCTTCGACCGCAATCTCGACGGCCGCTTCCGCGTCTCTGTCGTGGCAACCGGTCTCGAAGGACGTCACGCGGCGTAA
- a CDS encoding metallophosphoesterase, with product MKITRSEFLSGLFASAVALPSAALAEDAAAYGDEFRSEVPTGAFPWTMAPDLTDRPLGFTIVGDNTAFGRPGVFDRAMVQVSWLKPDFVLSVGDIIEGYHEDQAVIDAQWNEAERSIAKLGCPFFCCCGNHDVNNEATARAWRDRRGPTYYSFTYKKALFLVLNTEDPFIRIPDKTIAPYYDMVDLMKKDPQKAMRDMAGFIALPEIAAAKDSGNVVNISDRQVAWVDETLKRHPDPAWTFVVLHKPAWKTKDKQFARIQSMLAGKKHTVIAGHPHYFTHEIIDGHDYINMATCGGIRQRPGPGNIDHVINVTMTANGPSYVNLRLNGLLDLDGESGQTLAY from the coding sequence ATGAAGATTACCCGTTCCGAATTTTTAAGCGGTCTATTTGCGAGCGCCGTGGCGCTGCCCTCCGCCGCTCTGGCTGAGGACGCTGCGGCTTATGGCGATGAGTTCAGAAGCGAAGTTCCCACCGGCGCCTTTCCCTGGACCATGGCGCCCGACCTGACCGACCGACCCCTCGGCTTCACCATTGTGGGGGACAATACGGCCTTCGGTCGTCCCGGCGTCTTCGATCGCGCCATGGTGCAGGTGAGCTGGCTGAAGCCGGATTTTGTCTTGTCCGTTGGGGATATCATTGAAGGATATCATGAGGATCAGGCCGTCATCGATGCGCAGTGGAACGAGGCCGAACGGTCGATCGCCAAGCTTGGCTGCCCCTTCTTCTGCTGCTGTGGCAATCACGATGTGAACAATGAGGCGACGGCGCGCGCCTGGCGGGATCGGCGCGGACCGACCTATTACAGCTTTACCTACAAGAAGGCGCTGTTTCTCGTTCTCAATACGGAAGATCCGTTTATCCGGATCCCGGACAAGACCATCGCGCCCTATTACGACATGGTCGATCTGATGAAGAAGGACCCGCAAAAGGCGATGCGGGACATGGCTGGCTTCATCGCTTTGCCGGAAATCGCGGCGGCGAAGGATTCGGGCAATGTCGTCAATATCAGCGACCGCCAGGTCGCCTGGGTGGACGAGACCCTGAAGCGGCACCCCGATCCGGCCTGGACCTTCGTGGTTCTCCACAAGCCGGCCTGGAAGACGAAGGACAAGCAGTTTGCCCGGATCCAGTCCATGCTTGCCGGCAAGAAGCATACGGTGATCGCGGGCCATCCGCATTACTTCACGCATGAGATCATTGACGGCCATGACTATATCAACATGGCCACCTGCGGCGGTATCCGGCAGCGCCCGGGGCCAGGCAATATCGACCATGTCATCAATGTCACCATGACCGCGAACGGCCCCTCTTACGTGAACCTGCGCCTCAATGGCCTGCTGGATCTGGATGGTGAAAGTGGTCAGACGCTCGCCTATTGA
- the treS gene encoding maltose alpha-D-glucosyltransferase yields MPVTRETIEELVAASMLEQARRMAETYGGQGRLWQRPYAEPRPRSASAIASVWFTAYPPSLLTKPGESVLKTLGDPHLWSALSSIGVRGIHVGPTKRAGGLKDGAFTPTIDGNFDRISFEIDPAFGTTEEFVAISRMAAAHNAIVIDDVIPSHTGKGADFRLAEMRHSSYPGLYHMVEIPEEEWPHLPEVPDGRDAANLSPDAVDYFKDRGFIVGHLQRVIFFEPGVKETDWSATSPVEGVDGKTRRWIYLHYFKEGQPSLNWLDPSFAAQQMIIGDALHSIDHLGARGLRLDANGFLGVERRTEGAAWSESHPLSMTGNALLAGMIRKAGGFSFQELNLTVDDIAAMSKGGADLSYDFITRPAYHHALLTGDVEFLRLMLRTAHDLGIDPASLIHALQNHDELTTELVHFWTLHADDIYTFAGQSWQGRTLRMHLRDVIRERLSGTSAPYNLPFVTNGIACTTASVIAAALGIDDLETINDETVKLIRKIHLLLVMYNAFQPGIFALSGWDLVGALPVRPEEVKHLMGDGDTRWIERGAYDLTGQSNEAQSAEGVPRARALYGSICDQLEQPDSFASQLKRLLAVRDAYGIAAARQTLIPDTAAPGLLVMVHELPDGRGTQVTALNFSSVPVEEVVLLPHVAAGPVVDMIAETIKGDLQEDGALSLRLDPYEGLSLRIVGALPSMP; encoded by the coding sequence ATGCCAGTCACACGTGAGACCATAGAAGAACTTGTCGCCGCTTCCATGCTCGAACAAGCGAGGCGGATGGCCGAGACCTATGGCGGGCAGGGCCGCCTGTGGCAGCGCCCCTATGCCGAGCCGCGCCCCCGGTCGGCCTCGGCGATCGCCTCGGTCTGGTTCACCGCCTATCCGCCGTCGCTTCTGACCAAGCCCGGCGAATCGGTCCTGAAGACGCTCGGAGATCCTCACCTCTGGTCCGCATTGTCCTCCATCGGCGTGCGCGGCATCCATGTCGGGCCCACCAAGCGTGCGGGCGGGCTGAAGGACGGCGCCTTTACGCCGACCATTGACGGCAATTTCGACCGGATCAGCTTCGAGATCGATCCTGCCTTCGGCACGACAGAGGAATTCGTCGCGATCAGCCGTATGGCCGCCGCTCACAATGCCATCGTGATCGACGATGTCATTCCCTCTCATACGGGCAAGGGCGCGGATTTCCGTCTGGCAGAGATGCGCCACTCCTCCTATCCCGGCCTCTATCACATGGTGGAGATACCCGAGGAAGAATGGCCGCACCTTCCCGAAGTGCCCGATGGAAGGGACGCGGCAAATCTCAGCCCGGACGCCGTCGACTATTTCAAGGATCGCGGCTTCATCGTCGGCCATCTGCAACGCGTCATCTTCTTCGAGCCCGGCGTGAAGGAAACCGATTGGAGCGCCACTTCGCCCGTGGAAGGCGTTGACGGCAAGACACGCCGCTGGATCTACCTCCACTATTTCAAGGAAGGGCAGCCGAGCCTCAACTGGCTTGATCCATCCTTTGCAGCGCAGCAGATGATCATCGGCGACGCACTTCACTCGATCGATCATCTGGGTGCGCGCGGACTTCGGCTCGACGCGAACGGCTTCCTCGGGGTCGAGCGCCGAACGGAAGGAGCCGCCTGGTCCGAAAGCCACCCGCTGTCCATGACAGGCAATGCGCTTCTGGCCGGCATGATTCGAAAGGCTGGCGGCTTTTCCTTCCAGGAGCTCAACCTGACGGTCGACGATATTGCGGCGATGTCCAAGGGTGGCGCGGATCTTTCCTATGACTTCATCACCCGCCCGGCCTACCATCATGCTCTTTTGACCGGCGATGTGGAATTCCTGCGCCTGATGCTGCGCACCGCCCATGACCTCGGCATCGATCCTGCCTCGCTCATTCATGCGCTTCAGAATCACGACGAACTGACGACGGAACTGGTGCATTTCTGGACGCTGCATGCAGACGACATCTATACCTTCGCAGGACAGAGCTGGCAGGGCCGCACACTGCGAATGCATCTGCGAGACGTGATCCGCGAGCGCCTCTCCGGAACCAGCGCTCCCTATAATCTCCCCTTCGTCACCAATGGTATCGCCTGCACGACGGCAAGCGTCATCGCGGCTGCCCTGGGAATTGACGATCTCGAGACGATCAACGACGAGACGGTGAAGCTGATCCGCAAGATCCATCTCCTGCTGGTCATGTACAACGCCTTCCAGCCCGGCATTTTCGCGCTTTCGGGCTGGGATCTCGTCGGGGCTCTGCCGGTCAGGCCGGAGGAGGTGAAGCACCTGATGGGAGATGGCGATACGCGTTGGATCGAGCGCGGCGCCTATGACCTGACGGGGCAGTCGAACGAAGCGCAGTCGGCCGAAGGCGTTCCGCGCGCCCGCGCCTTATACGGATCCATCTGCGATCAGCTTGAACAGCCCGATTCCTTCGCCAGTCAGCTGAAGCGGCTTCTGGCTGTCCGCGACGCCTATGGCATTGCCGCAGCCAGACAGACCCTGATCCCCGATACGGCGGCGCCGGGCCTGCTCGTCATGGTTCATGAATTGCCCGATGGTCGCGGGACGCAGGTGACGGCGCTCAACTTCAGCAGCGTGCCGGTGGAAGAGGTCGTGCTTCTGCCGCATGTCGCGGCCGGACCGGTGGTCGACATGATCGCCGAGACGATCAAGGGCGACCTGCAGGAAGATGGTGCGCTTTCCCTGAGGCTCGATCCTTACGAGGGGCTCTCGCTTCGGATCGTCGGAGCCTTGCCTTCCATGCCGTGA
- a CDS encoding lysozyme inhibitor LprI family protein, with product MALSAGAMSSPARAASFDCARQDLAADETVICEDRALNDMDVRMVTTFELLTGLMPMGNRDILREDQSAWLKTRQACGGDNACISKAYATRMEQLQEAYKGLIKPL from the coding sequence ATGGCCCTCTCCGCAGGCGCTATGTCCTCTCCGGCGCGGGCTGCGAGCTTCGACTGCGCCCGACAGGATCTTGCAGCCGATGAAACGGTGATCTGCGAAGACCGCGCCCTGAACGACATGGACGTGCGCATGGTGACGACCTTCGAATTGCTGACCGGTTTGATGCCCATGGGCAATCGCGACATTCTGCGCGAGGATCAATCCGCCTGGCTGAAAACGCGGCAGGCCTGCGGCGGCGACAATGCCTGCATCAGCAAGGCTTATGCAACCCGCATGGAGCAATTGCAGGAAGCCTATAAGGGACTGATCAAGCCGCTCTAA
- a CDS encoding cytochrome c family protein, translated as MPHQPSPLILPGLLLLILAMPLRAIAGDAGKGEASFKSACASCHAIVDEANIFGPHLKGVVGRRAASIAGYAYSDAMRRAGEQGLVWDEAALSAFLSSPQKQVPGTKMRFFGFWFQSSIDDVIAYLKRNP; from the coding sequence ATGCCTCACCAGCCTTCTCCGCTTATCCTGCCCGGCCTCCTGCTGCTCATTCTGGCTATGCCGCTGCGCGCGATTGCAGGCGATGCCGGCAAGGGGGAGGCGAGCTTCAAGAGCGCCTGCGCCTCCTGTCACGCAATTGTGGACGAAGCCAATATCTTCGGTCCGCATCTGAAAGGCGTGGTGGGCCGCAGGGCGGCAAGCATTGCCGGCTATGCCTATTCGGATGCGATGCGCAGGGCCGGAGAGCAGGGCCTGGTCTGGGACGAGGCGGCGCTTTCGGCCTTTCTCTCCAGCCCGCAGAAACAGGTGCCGGGCACCAAGATGCGGTTCTTCGGCTTCTGGTTCCAGTCCTCCATTGACGATGTCATCGCCTACCTTAAGCGTAATCCCTAG
- a CDS encoding DegQ family serine endoprotease: MFNLPKRVAVSLLILSPILSFGLSVGLPLGLSAGWATGAYAQDKVVPESRTEMQLSFAPLVKRTASAVVNVYAERVVQRSNPFAGDPFFEQFFGQRMPNRSEKQSSLGSGVIVSHNGLVVTNNHVINGADDIKIALADGREFPCEVLLKDDSVDLAVLKIKGQEEFPVLPIGNSDGVEVGDLVLAIGNPFGVGQTVTSGIVSALARTQVTDGDVGFFIQTDASINPGNSGGALMNMNGELIGINTAIFSRGGGSNGIGFAIPANLVKVFLTAAEEGKQSFERPYVGATFQAVTSDVAEALALKGARGALVVAVTRGSPADKAGIKPGEVVTAVNAIPVEHPDALNYRLTTVGLGSVAKLTVEDGGKAREVDLTLDTAPETVPRDERLIDGRNPFAGSRIANLSPRIATELHLPSDKAGVVITEVVRGSPASRLGFQSGDIMVAINGSPVPTTQAMESLVGDNPGFWRVEIERGGQRIRQFFR; encoded by the coding sequence ATGTTTAATCTGCCGAAGCGCGTCGCCGTCTCTCTGCTGATCCTGTCTCCCATCCTGTCCTTCGGCCTCTCTGTGGGCCTGCCTCTGGGCCTGTCTGCCGGTTGGGCAACCGGCGCCTATGCACAGGACAAGGTCGTCCCGGAAAGCCGGACCGAGATGCAGCTTTCCTTTGCGCCGCTGGTCAAGCGGACCGCGAGTGCGGTGGTCAATGTCTATGCGGAGCGGGTGGTCCAGCGCAGCAATCCCTTTGCCGGCGACCCCTTCTTCGAACAGTTCTTCGGCCAGCGCATGCCCAACCGCTCCGAAAAGCAGTCTTCGCTGGGTTCGGGCGTCATCGTCTCGCATAACGGTCTGGTGGTGACGAACAATCACGTCATCAACGGCGCGGATGATATCAAGATCGCCCTGGCCGACGGCCGGGAGTTTCCCTGCGAAGTTCTGCTGAAGGACGATAGTGTCGATCTCGCGGTTCTGAAGATCAAGGGACAGGAAGAGTTTCCGGTCCTGCCGATCGGCAATTCGGATGGTGTGGAGGTCGGCGATCTGGTGCTGGCCATCGGCAATCCTTTCGGCGTCGGTCAGACGGTCACGAGCGGCATCGTCTCCGCACTGGCGCGGACGCAGGTGACGGATGGCGATGTCGGCTTCTTCATTCAGACGGATGCCTCCATCAATCCCGGCAATTCCGGCGGCGCTCTGATGAACATGAATGGCGAGCTGATCGGCATCAATACCGCCATTTTCTCGCGCGGCGGCGGCTCGAACGGCATCGGCTTCGCCATTCCCGCCAATCTGGTGAAGGTCTTTCTGACCGCCGCCGAGGAGGGCAAGCAGAGCTTCGAGCGCCCCTATGTGGGCGCCACGTTCCAGGCTGTCACCTCCGATGTCGCCGAGGCTCTGGCCCTCAAAGGCGCCCGCGGCGCCCTGGTCGTGGCGGTGACGCGCGGCAGCCCTGCCGACAAAGCGGGCATCAAGCCGGGCGAGGTCGTAACCGCGGTCAATGCCATTCCGGTGGAGCACCCGGATGCACTGAATTACCGTCTGACCACTGTCGGGCTCGGCAGTGTGGCGAAGCTGACGGTTGAAGACGGAGGCAAGGCGCGGGAGGTCGATCTCACCCTCGATACGGCACCGGAGACAGTGCCGCGCGATGAACGGCTGATCGATGGGCGCAATCCCTTTGCCGGCAGCCGTATCGCCAATCTGTCGCCCCGCATCGCGACCGAACTCCATCTTCCCTCCGACAAGGCCGGCGTGGTGATCACCGAAGTGGTGCGTGGATCGCCGGCCTCAAGGCTCGGCTTCCAGTCGGGCGACATCATGGTGGCCATCAATGGCAGCCCCGTGCCGACCACCCAGGCCATGGAATCGCTGGTCGGCGACAATCCCGGTTTCTGGCGCGTGGAGATCGAGCGCGGCGGCCAGCGCATCCGGCAATTCTTCCGATGA
- a CDS encoding outer membrane protein: protein MIKQPLALAIFATVMSSATFGGSALAADLTSYEPAPSYNEPVSSGSNWTGAYVGAHGGVASRKFNLFSGGNGGVVGVHGGYNADIGGMVIGGEGEVSYLGDTKVKVDGGSLKERHRLAVKGKAGVPLDQTLVYGTGGFAMTNMRDNGRVTGPDGWKAGYIVGAGMEQKLNDKISASVEYNYTSTPNVRSSVAGVTSEKDVHDHSVRLGLNYKF, encoded by the coding sequence ATGATCAAACAACCGCTTGCCCTGGCAATCTTTGCCACTGTCATGTCTTCTGCAACTTTCGGCGGTTCGGCCCTGGCGGCCGATCTCACCTCTTACGAGCCGGCGCCGAGCTATAACGAGCCCGTCAGCTCCGGCAGCAACTGGACCGGCGCCTATGTCGGTGCCCATGGCGGCGTCGCATCCCGCAAGTTCAACCTCTTTTCCGGCGGCAATGGTGGCGTGGTCGGCGTTCACGGCGGCTACAATGCCGATATCGGCGGCATGGTGATCGGCGGCGAAGGCGAAGTCAGCTATCTCGGCGATACCAAGGTCAAGGTGGATGGCGGCTCCCTGAAGGAACGCCACCGTCTGGCCGTCAAGGGCAAGGCCGGCGTTCCCCTGGATCAGACGCTGGTCTACGGCACCGGTGGCTTTGCCATGACGAATATGCGCGACAACGGCCGCGTAACCGGACCGGACGGCTGGAAGGCTGGCTACATTGTCGGTGCCGGCATGGAGCAGAAGCTGAACGACAAGATCTCCGCCAGCGTCGAATATAACTATACGAGCACGCCGAATGTGCGCAGCTCGGTGGCCGGCGTGACATCCGAGAAGGATGTGCACGATCATTCGGTCCGCCTCGGCCTGAACTACAAGTTCTAA